The following are from one region of the Streptomyces rubrogriseus genome:
- a CDS encoding NAD(P)-dependent oxidoreductase — MNVTVFGATGAIGSLTVTELLERGHQVTAYARNPGTIPASWGGRVRMVVGEMSDQDAIDSAVHGADVVVSALGPSMDRKATGLPLIAGTGHILTAKKQHGVRRYIGHATPSVHDPRENPTLLTRLIGLIARTFLRRG, encoded by the coding sequence ATGAACGTCACCGTCTTCGGTGCCACCGGCGCGATCGGCTCCCTGACCGTCACCGAGCTTCTGGAGCGCGGCCACCAGGTCACCGCATACGCCCGTAACCCCGGCACGATCCCCGCTTCCTGGGGCGGTCGGGTACGCATGGTGGTCGGCGAGATGTCTGACCAGGACGCCATCGACTCAGCCGTCCACGGCGCTGACGTCGTCGTCAGCGCACTGGGCCCGAGCATGGATCGCAAGGCCACGGGCCTGCCCCTGATCGCCGGCACCGGCCACATCCTTACCGCCAAGAAGCAGCACGGCGTCCGCCGCTACATCGGCCACGCGACCCCGTCCGTCCACGACCCGCGCGAGAACCCCACCCTCCTCACCCGCCTGATCGGCCTCATCGCCCGCACGTTCCTGCGCCGCGGCTGA